The following is a genomic window from Sphingorhabdus sp. Alg231-15.
GATCGATGGTCTCATGGAAAAGAAAGCCACCGATCAGGAAATTGAGCGGACCGTCGAAATCGGATGCGGCGCGCAGTTCGCCCGTATATGTCTTGATATCAATTGTGTTGATATTGGTGCCAATCGAATTGAGGCTGGTAAAGTCGCTGTCTTGATTTACGAACACGTCGGAGCGGCGATACGCGCCGATTCCCGTCACATCTATATTACCCGTACTCCAATCGCCTTGTAATGAGATGCCGTAGTTTTCGACCTCGTTTGTCGGTGCAAAGTTGACCGTGCTTTGTAGCGAAAGCGGCTCGTTAGCAACAAACTCGCCGCCAATCGCGCGCACCAACCCGCCCAACGGCCCATCAACGACATTCGTCGCTCCGCAGCACACTTCGTCGATCTGGTCGTAGTCGGCAATCACGCGGAATTTGAGGTCGGAGCTAGGCTGGAACAGCAACTGCCCGCGCACGCCCCATCGATTGCGATCATTGATATCCTGATTGATGATAATGTCTTCGATATAGCCGTCACGCCGATTGTAATTGCCGCCGATGCTGAACGCGAGCGTGTCGCTGATCGGGCCCGTTATGTTGGCTTTGGCAACGACTGCATCATAATTACCATAAGAAAGCTCGGCAAGTCCTCCGAAATCGAATTGTGGCTCGCGCGTGACGACGCTGATGATCCCCGCGGAGGCGTTCTTGCCAAACAAGGTCGATTGCGGGCCATTGAGCACCTCGACTCGCTGCAGGTCAGGCAAATCGGCGATCTGCGCAGCAGCGCGTGAACGGTAAACACCGTCTACAAACACGCCGACTGAAGGCTCAATCCCGGGATTGGCCGATCCGTTGCCAAAGCCGCGGATGATGAAATTTGTATTCGTAGACAGACTGCTCTGACTGACACGCAGTGAGGGAACCAGCGTCTGAATATCGAGCAGGTCCCGCACTTGCGCATCTTCGATTTGTTCTACCGTGGTAACCGAGACCGCTATCGGCGTTTCCTGCAAGGTCGCCTGACGCTTTGACGCGGTCACAATGATCAGATTGCTATCAGGTTCTGTGGCACTTTCGACCGCCTCGTTGTCCTGTGCGAAAGCGGCCGTTGATGTGGCGCAATATGCAATTGTGCTGAACCCCGCAAGCAATGCGCGATATGTCGTTTTCATGAGTCTATCCTCCCGATTAAGTGATAATAAAGTACACTTTAGGCAGCTTAATGTCGTACTATCGCTCTTTTAACAAGGTATTTTACACATTATGTTGACTTGAAGTAAATATAGAGATTAATGGTGCATCTTGACAACACCGTCGCTCGGCGACTCAATGAGCCGCGGCATCAATCACATGGGAGATAGCAATGAGGATGTGGAAACTGGCGTTAGCGACATCGGGCGCATTAGCCATGAGCGCGTGCGCATCGCAAACTTCTGAACTTCCTGAAGATTCGGTGATAAAAGGCGTAGGCTGGGTCGGCGCGGTTGTCAGCGATCTTGATAAGACCACCGCGCTTTACGAGGACGCGATCGACCTGAAACAAGTCGATGACACAGCCATCACAGGTAATAAGGCCTTCGATCAACTGGCGGGGCGCGAAGGGGTGGAGGCGCAAACCCGTATGATGCGAAGCGTTAATATGCAGTTGCGCTTTATGTCGTTTGCAAATCCATCTGCCAAAGCGCAAGCAACGTCCCCGATAGAAGTTTTTGGGCCGGGCATCATGCATGTCTGCTATCAGGTTGATCAGGAAACTCAGACATATCAGAAGTTTCTGGCGGGCGGCGCGACCCATTTGGGTAAAAAGGAGATGCAGCAGCTCAACCCGAGCAATCCGGTCTATTATTCTTATTCTCGCGACTTCGATGGGCTAATTGCAGAGATCGAGCATGTCGACATTGCTCAGCTCAATCTTCCTAAGCCCCCTAAAAACCAACGTCGCATTCGCCATGTCGCCCTTGCCACGCCGGACGTGGATCGGCTCACGGAATTTTATGCGGCACTGCTCGGACAGCCTGAGTTTCGCCGTTTCGGCCAATGGCCTTTCTTGCGCATGGAGGGCGAAAAGTCCGATGCGGTCTCAGGGCTCGATAATGGTGTGGGCGAAGCTGCATGGTTTCAAATCCGCAATCTGGAGCTTGAGATCTTTCAGTTTCATAGTCACCCGACCGAAGTTCCCGGGACGCCGCGCCCACTCGATGCGCCCGGCTATAATATGATCGTCCTTGATGTTTCCAATCTCGAAGAGGCGCGCACTTTGTTTGAGCAAGCCGGTGGCACAATCGAGACAGGTCCCACCGCGATGGACGGCGGAGAGATCATCTTTGGCCGAGACCCGGACGGTAACCTAATCGGCCTGCAGGTGGCGCCGACCGACGCGTTGGTTTCCTCACGTAATTTCAGGAACAACGGAATAGAATGAGGGATAGTTTCAATGTTTGATTTGGCGGGCCACGTGTCCATTGTCACAGGTGGAAATGGCGGGCTAGGGCTCGCTTATTGCCGAGGCCTAGTGAAAAGCGGCGCAAAGGTCGCAATCTGGGGCCGAAACGAGGCCAAGAATGCCTCTGCAATTGAAGAAATTCGCGCGATGGGCGGCGAAGCAGAAGCCTTTGTCTGCGATGTTACCGACGAGGCAGAGATCGACGCCGCCTTCAAGCAAACGCTCAACCGATTTGAAAAGGTCGACAGCTGCTTTGCCAATGCAGGTGGCGGCGGCTTTCGCGGCGCCTCGCACACCATTGGTCGACAAGCCTGGCTCGATACAATTGACCTCAATCTGCTGAGTGTGGTGCAGACCTGGGCCCCGATTACAGAGCATTTTCTGGAAAGAAAGATTCCAGGCCGACTGATCGTAACCTCTTCGGTTGCGGCCTTGATTGGCTCGGGAGGCGCAGCCGGCTATTCGACTACCAAGGCAGCGGTGCTCGGACTGACGCAAGCGCTTGCCGTCGAGTTGGGGAAGGCTGGCATCCGTGTGAACGCTCTCTTACCTGGCTTTATTGAAACCGAAATGTCACTTGATACGAGCGAGGCGTTCCAGGAATCCGCACGCCGCAGATCCGCGATCGGGCGCATTGGCGAGCTTGAGGATATGGAAGGTGCTGCGGTTTTCCTTGCGTCGAAAGAGAGTGACTTCATGACCGGTCAAGGGATCGTTCTTGACGGCGGGAGCACCATCTACCCTCTGTAACTTGGGCGATTGTGCGATAGAAAAACGGCGAAGGATAAGATCATGAGTGTTTCAAATATACTGCGCTGGACTGTCGCAATCCTGTTCCTGTTGATCGGATTGCTTTTGACTCTGGGAGGCGGATTCCTCGTCTATCTGGGCGGCAGTTTCTATTACACACTGGCCGGCATCGCATCTCTCGCGGTCGCTTTCTTCACGATCCGGCGAAGCGCAAAGGCGTTTTGGGTCTATGCAGGATTGCTCGTCGCCACTTTGATCTGGTCAGTGTTCGAGGCCGAATTGCATTTCCTTGCGCTGCTACCACGTCTTGCCATGTGGCTGGGTCTCGGTATTTGGTTCCTGACGCCGTGGTATCGCCAGTCACTGATAAACAGGAAAGATTCAGAAGCCGATGTTGCATTGCCGCCCAACCGTTGGTGGATCGGTGGACCGGCCCTTGCCTCCGTTCTTCTTCTCATAGTTGCAAGTCTTCAGGGCTATGTCCGCAACAGCGAAGGCACCGTCCGCAACGGCGACGCGGTCGCAGCCGCTGATGACTGGCGGCACTATGGCAACACCGAAGGCGGCACGCGCTTTGCTACGGTCAATGATATCACCACCGAAACTGTTGGGGGATTGAAGGAAGTCTGGCGTTATCGAACGGGTGTCGAAGAAGACTTCAAGGCAACCCCGCTTAACATCGAAGGAAAACTGTTCCTGTGTACCGCGCGCAATGTCATGATCGCACTGGATGATGCAACGGGCGAAGAGCTTTGGCGCTACGACCACGGGATCGAACCGCCGATGGAAAATCAGTATGCGCGCACCTGCCGCGGGGTCGGGTATCATGAGGCACCGAAAGGATATACGGGCCAATGCGCCAAGCGGGTTGTCACCTCGACTGTCGATGCGACGATTATCGCGGTGGATGCCGATACCGGGGAACTTTGCTCTGATTTTGGCGAAGGCGGTGTGGTCGACCTTTGGCAAGGGTTGGGCGCAGACCAGCACGAGCGGTTCGAATATTGGGTCACCTCGTCTCCGCTAGTGGCGGGGGACAATCTGGTAATTGGAGGTCAGGTAGCGGACACTCAGGACTTGGGACTGCCATCGGGCGTTGTACGCGCTTTTAATGCGATAACGGGCGAGTTCGTTTGGGCTTGGGATCTTGGCAATCCAGGCAATAATGAAGCCCCAGCCGAGGGTAAGACCTACACGCCGGGCACACCGAATGTCTGGTCAATTATGAGTTATGACGCGGATCTGGGCCTGATTTATGCTCCGACTGGCAATCCTTCGCCCGACTATTTTGGCGGGGCGCGGCGCGATTTTGACGAGGAATATTCTTCCTCAATCGTGGCAATTGATGCCAGCACTGGTCGAGCAAGTTGGCATTATCAGATCGTCCATCACGACGTTTGGGATTACGATCTGCCAGCGCAACCCGTGCTGGTCGATGTCCGGCGCGAAGGCGAGTTGGTACCCTCTGTCGCGGTTCCGACAAAGATGGGCGATATTTTTCTGCTCGACCGGCGCGATGGCACCCCCGTGCACCCAATTCTGGAGAAGCCTGTGCCGCAAACCGGTGGGGTCGAAGGCGAAAAACTTGCTGCTACCCAGCCAGAGTCACCGCTTCCCAATTTTCACCCTTTCCGCCACGAAAAGGATATGTGGGGCCTTACTCCAATTGATCAAATGGTCTGCCGGATCGAATATCGGACCATGAATTATGAAGGGATGTACACCCCCCCTTCGCTTGCCACAGGTCTCACGCAAACCGGGACGATGCTTTATCCGGGTAATTTCGGCGGTTTTAACTGGGGCAGTGTTTCGGTTGATGCGGACAACGGCCTTCTGGTCGCTGCGCCTATGATGCTTGCGCACCGACTCATAATGGTGACGCCTGAACAAGTCGCCGAAGCCGGCCCGATTGCAGGTCTCTTCCTGGGCTCCAATCACCCGGCTGTACGCTACGATGAAGACGGTCCTATGCCACTTTTGGGCAACCCCGATCCGAGCGATCCTTTCGATCATCGTCAGATCAAGGCCTATGGCTACCCTGGACCGTTCATGTCGCGGCTCGGTACGCAGGTTCCTTGTTTTGAACCGCCGTGGTCTCAAATCGCAGTGATCGACCTCAACACCAAGGAGCTGCTCTGGAGTCGTCCAGCTGGCGATATGAGCCAATCTGGTCCCTTTAATCTGCGCTCTGGCATTCCTTACGATGTTGGCACGGCGGTACGGGCGGGGACGCTTACGACGCGTGGCGGGCTCACTTTTCTTAGTTCTGCCATGGATGCAAAAGTCCGGGCCTTTGACCTGCGCACGGGCGAAGAGAAATGGGAGGCTCCGCTTCCCGGCAACGGCCTCGCAACGCCAATGACATACCGGTCGACCCGTGACGGCAAACAATATCTGATCGTCACCGTGCCCAACCCCACATGGCGCTATCCGCGCGATCCGACAACGAACCAGTATATCGATTCGCAAAGCGTTGTGGACGGTAAAGGCGGTTACGTCATCGCCTATGCATTGGAAGGCTAGTTCGCGCCTGCATTCACCGAGGCTGCCTCAATATGTGTTCGGATGGCCGAATTGACGATTTCAGCTTCGCGAACATGTGGCCAATGGCCAATATCCGGCAGAGTCAGAAGTCTGGACTTATCCGAGAGTTCCATCAGTCGGTCGAGCGCGGTTTGGTTGAAGATCGGATCATCGTCTCCCCATATATACAACGCAGGCATCGTCACGCGCGCGTTACGGGACGGCCAAAAGTCAGCCTCTGTCAGATCATCTGGATGGGGCAGGTTGGCACGATACCAATTGATATGCGCGTTGGTGCGCCTTGGGTCGCTGGTGGCACCGCGAAACAAATCACCTTCTTCAGACGTCAGCTTTCCCGCATCGACCAACGGACGGTAGGCCCCATCGTAAATTGTGCCCGCCGTGCCTAAAAGTACCAATAGCGGCGGGTTCGCCTGCTTGAAGCGTTCGACATAGCCCGCGCTCTTTCGGGCACTGGGATCGGTTTCCAAGGCGTGGAGACTGGCGTTGATCGCGGGTGCGCTGAGGCCGGTGACTGAGAGCACCCGCTCCGGATAGCGCTGCGCGAACCCGATGGCGAAGGCTGAGCCCCAATCGTGACCTACTATGTGGACCTGCTGTGTTCCCAGTTCATCGAGCAATGCGGCAAGATGTTCGGCCATCGCTTCAAGCTTATAGTCTCGTTCATCCGTCGGTGCATCGGATTTGCCCGCACCAAGCCCATCAATTGCTACAACTCGGTAGTCGCTTTTAAAGTGGTCGACCTGGCGCAGGAACGAAAACCAGAATGATGGAAAGCCATGCAGAAATACAATAGTCTCACCTTGCCCTGCTTCGACGTAATGCAGCCTATTGCCAGCATATTCGAAATAGCCTTCTTGGAAACTGCCGCGCTCACCGAGAGGCGCGTTGAGAAGGCTCACAGCAGGATCAGGTGATTGACGGTCAACAGCGCTCGGCCAACTCGACCAAGAAAACACAGCGACCATGGCAACTGCAATTGCGGCAAAAGATACCAGTAGAAGGCGTTTAGCCATCATCAATACACCCTTGGAATATCATACACTTGGAGTTTTACCCTAAGTGATCTCATAGTCAACTTATGATAGGCGGGCACAATTGCAGCCCCTAGTTAGTCGCTTGGTTAAAGCGACTATTGTTGGACTGGAAGTGGAGATTCATTACGAGTACGGCTAATGTCCGCTTTTGCGCCCAAAGCGGTCACAGGAAAAGCGATACAAAATATCCGCTATTCTCAATTGAGAAGCATAACGGCAGCTTTCAAACCGCGTCCACTGCAAAGAAGACTGTCTCCTATCGTTGGTCGAAGCGGTAGTTCATACGCCAATAGCGAACGCCGCTGGGCTTGATCAAAAGATACAACCCATCCCGGTCACTTATCTTGTATGGCTTGTCTTTGGGCTTCGCGCGTTTGATCCACGCCGCTGTTAATCCAGATTTCCGTTTTTTCGTATCCGACATGATGGACCTCTTTGGCTACTG
Proteins encoded in this region:
- a CDS encoding integrase arm-type DNA-binding domain-containing protein; translation: MSDTKKRKSGLTAAWIKRAKPKDKPYKISDRDGLYLLIKPSGVRYWRMNYRFDQR
- a CDS encoding VOC family protein, which translates into the protein MWKLALATSGALAMSACASQTSELPEDSVIKGVGWVGAVVSDLDKTTALYEDAIDLKQVDDTAITGNKAFDQLAGREGVEAQTRMMRSVNMQLRFMSFANPSAKAQATSPIEVFGPGIMHVCYQVDQETQTYQKFLAGGATHLGKKEMQQLNPSNPVYYSYSRDFDGLIAEIEHVDIAQLNLPKPPKNQRRIRHVALATPDVDRLTEFYAALLGQPEFRRFGQWPFLRMEGEKSDAVSGLDNGVGEAAWFQIRNLELEIFQFHSHPTEVPGTPRPLDAPGYNMIVLDVSNLEEARTLFEQAGGTIETGPTAMDGGEIIFGRDPDGNLIGLQVAPTDALVSSRNFRNNGIE
- a CDS encoding SDR family oxidoreductase — translated: MFDLAGHVSIVTGGNGGLGLAYCRGLVKSGAKVAIWGRNEAKNASAIEEIRAMGGEAEAFVCDVTDEAEIDAAFKQTLNRFEKVDSCFANAGGGGFRGASHTIGRQAWLDTIDLNLLSVVQTWAPITEHFLERKIPGRLIVTSSVAALIGSGGAAGYSTTKAAVLGLTQALAVELGKAGIRVNALLPGFIETEMSLDTSEAFQESARRRSAIGRIGELEDMEGAAVFLASKESDFMTGQGIVLDGGSTIYPL
- a CDS encoding alpha/beta fold hydrolase, whose translation is MMAKRLLLVSFAAIAVAMVAVFSWSSWPSAVDRQSPDPAVSLLNAPLGERGSFQEGYFEYAGNRLHYVEAGQGETIVFLHGFPSFWFSFLRQVDHFKSDYRVVAIDGLGAGKSDAPTDERDYKLEAMAEHLAALLDELGTQQVHIVGHDWGSAFAIGFAQRYPERVLSVTGLSAPAINASLHALETDPSARKSAGYVERFKQANPPLLVLLGTAGTIYDGAYRPLVDAGKLTSEEGDLFRGATSDPRRTNAHINWYRANLPHPDDLTEADFWPSRNARVTMPALYIWGDDDPIFNQTALDRLMELSDKSRLLTLPDIGHWPHVREAEIVNSAIRTHIEAASVNAGAN
- a CDS encoding outer membrane protein assembly factor BamB family protein; the protein is MSVSNILRWTVAILFLLIGLLLTLGGGFLVYLGGSFYYTLAGIASLAVAFFTIRRSAKAFWVYAGLLVATLIWSVFEAELHFLALLPRLAMWLGLGIWFLTPWYRQSLINRKDSEADVALPPNRWWIGGPALASVLLLIVASLQGYVRNSEGTVRNGDAVAAADDWRHYGNTEGGTRFATVNDITTETVGGLKEVWRYRTGVEEDFKATPLNIEGKLFLCTARNVMIALDDATGEELWRYDHGIEPPMENQYARTCRGVGYHEAPKGYTGQCAKRVVTSTVDATIIAVDADTGELCSDFGEGGVVDLWQGLGADQHERFEYWVTSSPLVAGDNLVIGGQVADTQDLGLPSGVVRAFNAITGEFVWAWDLGNPGNNEAPAEGKTYTPGTPNVWSIMSYDADLGLIYAPTGNPSPDYFGGARRDFDEEYSSSIVAIDASTGRASWHYQIVHHDVWDYDLPAQPVLVDVRREGELVPSVAVPTKMGDIFLLDRRDGTPVHPILEKPVPQTGGVEGEKLAATQPESPLPNFHPFRHEKDMWGLTPIDQMVCRIEYRTMNYEGMYTPPSLATGLTQTGTMLYPGNFGGFNWGSVSVDADNGLLVAAPMMLAHRLIMVTPEQVAEAGPIAGLFLGSNHPAVRYDEDGPMPLLGNPDPSDPFDHRQIKAYGYPGPFMSRLGTQVPCFEPPWSQIAVIDLNTKELLWSRPAGDMSQSGPFNLRSGIPYDVGTAVRAGTLTTRGGLTFLSSAMDAKVRAFDLRTGEEKWEAPLPGNGLATPMTYRSTRDGKQYLIVTVPNPTWRYPRDPTTNQYIDSQSVVDGKGGYVIAYALEG